The Nitrospirota bacterium genome contains the following window.
TGATTCAGGAGCGAGAGTTCCGGCGGGTGGGCGGGACCCAGGACGTGAAGGTTGATGTGCGCATCGTGGCCGCAACCAATAAAGACCTTGAAAAGGCTGTGGCCGACGGGTCGTTTCGTGAAGACTTATATTACCGCTTAGATGTCATCCCGATCCGGCTCCCGCCATTGCGGCTTCGTACCGGGGATATTCCGTTACTCGTGAAGCATTTCCTGGAAAAGTTTTCTCAGGAAAGCGGAAAGCCAGCTCCTGTCTTGACGCCGGAGGCGATGCATGTGTTATTGGGCCATGAGTGGCGCGGCAACGTGCGCGAGCTTGAAAACTTGCTCGAACGGGTTGTCGCCTTTTCCGCCGGTGCGCCTGTATCGGATGAAGATATTCGCGGTTGGCTCCACCGTGTGGTGACTCCTCAGCAGCAGGGGGTGCCTACGGATCTGCCGGAAGATGGCGTGGATTTGGAAGGGTTGATCAACGGCATTGAAAAGGCTTTATTGCTGCAGGCGCTGGAACGGGCCCAGTGGGTCAAGAAAAAGGCTGCCAGGTTACTGAAGCTCAACACGCGGTCGTTTCGTTATCGGCTAGAGAAGTATGCGATCAAGGGTGGCCGTGATTAATTCGCAGTTGAATCCCTCCGAGATCACCGTGTGTGCTCCGGCCAAAATCAATCTCATTCTCCGTATCCTCGACCGCCGTCCAGACGGGTTCCACAATCTCTGGTCGATTATGCAGACGGTCGCGCTGGAAGATGAGGTGCAGATCAGGCTCTGTCCCGGACGGCAGGGCATCTACCTGAGCTGTGATGCCGGTCAGTTGGCTGCTGACCAAAGTAACCTCGTGTTTCGCGCAGCCGCTGCGGTGGTGGAGAGAGCCCAGTCGTCGATCGGTCTCGAGATTGAACTTCGAAAACGCATTCCGATGGGGGCGGGCCTGGGTGGAGGGAGCAGCGATGCCGCAGCGACCATCTTAGGACTGAACCGTTTGTTACGGCTTGGATGGTCTTCGCTGGAGATGGCCGATGTCGGGCAATCGCTGGGGAGCGATGTCCCGTTCTTTCTGTTCGCTCCTTCATCATTCGTGGCAGGTCGGGGAGAAACCGTTCGGCCCGTCGTTGTTGAGGAGCCGCGCTGGATTGTGCTTGCGAATCCAGGGTTTGGGGTCAATACCAAGTGGGCGTATCAAGAGCTAGCTGCAAGTAGGACGGGTGTGAGGCCGCTGTCACCAGCGCAGTGCGAACTCGACCGGCAATCGCGGGTGAGTTGGGCTCAACTCATTGCCGCGGCAGAGAATGATTTCGAGGCGCCGGTTTTTGCCGCCCATGGGCGGCTCCGGGAGATCAAGCAGGTTTTGCAGACTCAAGGAGCTGAAATTGCGCTGCTATCCGGAAGCGGGGCAACGGTGTTCGGGGTCTTCACCAATGAGACGGTCGCGCGCCTGGCCCAGTCTAAGTTGGCCAGTGACCCGTTGATGACGGTATTCGTTGTCCCTACCTGTTCCGGCGCGCTTCTCGTGCAAGAAGAACTCTCGCGATAGGCCTTGGTTGACAAGCCTCCGTACATTCCGTTACATTCTGACCCCTTAGTTGGCTCCCTCAACAGCGCGCAGCGAACAGCGGTGGGCGGGCATTTACTACGCCAACCTACGCCCGCGGTCGAGATGAACCACGCACGAAATCAGACCCTTCGTAATCGTATTCAAAGGATTTTCTAGGGAATCGATGAGCAGAGAGCTAAAGATATTCTCTGGTAATGCAAATCCGGCCCTGGCCCATGAGATTTGTGCCTACCTTGGGACAAAACTTGGCGAGGCCACGGTGGCGTCATTCAGTGACGGCGAGATTCGCGTCAGGATCGAGGAGAACGTTCGCGGCGCAGATGTGTTCGTCGTGCAATCCAGCTGTCAGCCGGTCAACGACTCCCTGATGGAGCTGTTGATTATTATTGATGCGCTCAAACGGTCCTCTGCGGATAGGATCACAGCAGTCATTCCGTATTTCGGCTATGCCCGTCAAGATCGTAAGGATCAGCCACGTGTGCCGATTTCAGCAAAACTCGTGGCCGACCTTATCACCACCGCCGGCACAGACCGTGTTCTCACGATGGACCTGCATGCGGGGCAGATTCAGGGATTCTTCAACATACCAGTGGACCATCTCTACGCGCTTCCCGTATTATTGGATTACATTACGAAACAAAAAGTAGACGATCTGGTCGTTGTGTCCCCCGATGCCGGCGGTGTCGAGCGGGCTCGCGCGTTTGCCAAGCGGCTTCAAGCAAACTTGGCGATCATCGATAAGCGGCGAGAGGGACCCAACCAGACGCAGATCATGAACATCATCGGTGACGTGGCGGGCAGGAGCGCGCTCTTGCTGGATGACATGATCGACACGGCGGGCACCATCGTCAAGGGGGCTCAAGCCTGTCTCGATAAAGGGGCGCGTGAAGTATGGACGGCTTGTACCCATGCGGTCCTCACCGGGCCGGCGTTGGACCGGATTCAACAATCCTGCTTGAGGCAGGTGATCGTGACTAATTCGATTCCGTTACGGGGCAAAGAGCAGATCTGCCCGAAGTTGCATCAATTGTCGGTCGCACCACTGCTCGGTGAGGCGATCAGGCGTATCCATGAAGATGAGTCGGTGAGTTCATTGTTTGCCTAATTACGAGACTGAGACATCTGAAGACCAGCGAGAAGGGGGCGAAGGCGTATCATGAAATTCGAACTAGCAGTCACCGTGAGAGAGAAAACAGGAAAAGGTGCGGCGCGCCAGCTTCGGCGAGAGGGCAAGATCCCAGGCGTGCTATACGGGCAGGGCGAATGTCTGCTCTTGACGATTGAGCCTGATAGCTTGGTCAAAATTTTGAAGGCACAGGCAGGAGGGACCGCACTCGTGTCGCTGACGCTGACTGGTGCGAAGTCGGCTCCGAAACGGACCGCACTCTTGCGCGATTTCCAGGTCGATCCGGTCGAAGGAAATGTGTTGCATGCGGATTTGTTTGAAATCTCGATGAACAAGCCGATTCGTGTGAAAGTGCCTCTCCATTTGACCGGCGGAGTGCCTGCTGGTGTGAAGGAAGGCGGTGTTCTTCACCACAACATGCGTGAGTTGCACATCGAGTGTTTGCCGGCTGCGTTGCCAGATTTTATCGAAGTTGATGCGTCGGGGCTGAATATTTCCCAAGGCCTCCACTTGAAAGATGTCGCTGAGCTCGAAGGGATCAAATTTCTTGACGATCCTGAGCATATGGTTGTGAGTGTGGCGGCGCCGATGACGGAAGCCAAGCTGGAGTCGCTCCTTGCGAGCGGCGTAGTCGGAGTTGAGGGCGGGAAAGAGCCTGAAGTGGCAGGCAAAGGCAAGGTTGAAGGTGCTGAGGGCGGCGAAGCAGGGAAGGCCGGGGCGGCGGCTGATGCCAAGGGCGGCGATAAGAAGGGTGCTGCGGCACCAAAAGCTGAGAAGAAAGAAGCCGAAAAGAAGAAGTAACAGTGCATCTCATCGTTGGGCTGGGCAACCCTGGTGCGGCCTATGCTCAGACTCGTCACAATATCGGAATGTTGGCCATCGAGCGGGCCGCCGCTCGATGGTCCATCCGTCTCGCTAGGCGCGGGATCGCGCAGCGAGGATCCGGGCGACTCGGGTCGGAACTCCTTGAACTTGCCGGCACGCTCGACTGGATGAACATCACCGGTCCTCCGCTCAAAGGCCTCCTCCGCGAGTATTCATTAACTGCTGTAGATCTGATCCTTCTCCACGACGACCTTGACCTTGAGATGGGGCGTCTCCGCATCAAGCAAGAGGGCGGTCACGGAGGACATAACGGCATCAGGTCGGTCATCGAGACGCTCGGCACGACTCAGTTTATACGAATAAAAATCGGAATCGGCCGTCCGGTACCGCGTCAGGATTCGGCGGATTATGTGCTGCAGGCGTTCACGAGAGAAGAACTCGAGGTGTTGAATCCCTGTCTCGATCGCGTCGTCGATGCATTGGAATGTTTGATCCACAGGGGGACAGCCGTGGCCATGAATCAGTTCAATATCCGCGAGAAGCCGGCAGGAGATGAAGGCGCGCCATTAAGCTGATTTCTGCCGGCAGTACTGAAGAAATCTAGGAGTCGACGTGCGGTTGGGCCAGCGTGAAAGCTCACGCAGGGCCTCCCCTTTCATTTGACAGTTTCTTCAAGGCTATGGTAGCTTCACCCCTTCGCGCTGGCTGAATCCAGCGTACCTACACCTTGCTCCCGACTGGTTCGGGGGCCTTTGTCCAGGAGGATTGCTGCATGGAGCTCTACGAGTCTCTGTTTATTATTCGTACGTCTCTTACCGACGAAGAGACCGCTGCCCTCATTGAGAAGATGAAGGCGGTGGCAGAGAAGACCGGTGCGCAGTTTATCAAGTCAGAAAACTGGGGCAAGAAGAAACTCGCGTACGAAGTGAAGCGTGAGCGCAAGGGCACCTACGCCTATTTTTACTTCAGGGCGCCCAACATCACGGTCGGTGAATTGGAACGGTCCTACCGGCTGGAAGACCCCATCCTCAAGTTCTTGACCGTCCATCTCAAAAAAGAACTCGTGCCACCACGGCCGCTTGAAACGTCATCGGAGGAGTTCGCCGGTGGCCGGGTTTAATAAAGTCATTTTGATCGGGAATCTCACGCGGAATCCCGAGCTGCGGTATACGCCGAACGGGACGCCGGTGGCCAGCTTGGGGCTTGCGGTCAGTCGGCGGTACAAGCAGGGCGAAGAATTAAAAGAGGAAGTCTGCTTTGTCGACATTGTGGTCTTTGGCAAACAGGCGGAACATTGCGGGCAGTATCTCAGTAAGGGGAGTGGTGTCATCGTTGACGGGCGACTCCAGCAACGCCGATGGGAAACGGAAGACGGCCAAAAGCGCAGCAAGCACGAGGTCGTGGCCCAAACGGTGACGTTTATGCCGAAACGCCAGGATGGCGGCGGCGGGGTTGAGCCACCAGCGCATGATGATGCCGGCTATGAACCCGACGAGCACGTCTAACAAAAAGGGAGACGGTTATGGAGCGTGAACAGGGCGGAGATCGGGACGGAGGCGGTGGCGGCGGACGGTTTTTTCAGCGTCGCCGGCCTTGTCGGTTTTGCATTGAAAAAGGCGCGATCGATTTCAAGGACGTCGGGCTATTGAGAAATTTCCTTACGGAGCGTGGGCGGATCGTTCCGCGGCGTATTTCCGGTAATTGTATGAGGCACCAACGCGAATTGACGGCTGCCGTCAAGCGGGCTCGGCATATCGCGCTGATCAGTTTTGCGGAAGAGCGATAACGTAACGATTGACGTTGGGGACGGGCATGCAGGTAGGGGCCACGATGAATCTATTAACGCCGCCGCTGGCTAGCATTACAGCAGACGGGCTTTCGCTCGTCGGCGAGGTCACGGCTGAAGAACTCGGCCTGACCGAGGATGATGCCATCGCTCGTGGTCCGCTCGCGGTGAGTTTGGATCTAACCAACGTCGAGGGGCTCGTTGCGGTGACCGGTGTGCTTGAAGGTACGATCCTCCGCGAATGTGTGAGGTGTTTGACGCAGTACGAGGATCCTTTGGCTTTTTCGGTGAGGGCGGCTTTCATCCCTGAGCCGAAGTCTCCGCCGCGCCACCCGAAGCGAGTCGATCCTCGGAAGGCCCGCGAAGAGGTTGTGGTGGCTGAAGAAGAGGAAGACCTGGATGACCAGTATCAATATCAAGGCAATTTTTTAGAATTGGCTCCCATGTTGCGCGAACATGTCATCCTGGCCGCGCCGATGCAGCCAATCTGCAGCGACGACTGTTTGGGGCTTTGTGCACGATGTGGGAAAAGTTTGAATGAGGGGCCCTGTCAATGTGCCGCGGAGCCACCGATCCCGACCTTTCGGGTGGTTCAGGGCACGAAACGCAAGACCGGCGGATCGTCAGCATCCTAGCGTGACCGCCTGCTATCGAGAGTGAGAAGGAGTTGCCATGCCAAATCCGAAACATAAACATTCACGGGAACGACGCGACACGCGGCGCACCCAAAAGTTGCGGATGACCCCGCCGGGCATGTCCGTCTGTCCGCAGTGCCATGAGATCAAGCTCCCGCATTACACCTGCTTGAATTGCGGAACCTACAAGGGTAAGGCAGTCATCCAAGTCGAAGAATCCTAGTAGACTCTCGTTCCACGTACGCAACGGAGTACGTGGAACATCGTCCTCGCTACGGATTTCCTAGACGTCATATTGACCGGCCTGCTCGACAGGCTGGCGGTCGGTTGTTGGTTCGTGCCTGCAGGGCACTGGGGCTATATGGACTCCATCAGAATGTTGTCCGTTTGCCTGTTGCGTCAACCAGTTCACTGCTCTAAACTCCTGCCGCATATAGCGTGGTGACGGCTGCTTGTCTTCCGTGACCCCCTGACACATCATCGTACTATGAGTACTTGGCTTCTATGAAGATTGCGCTTGATGCCATGGGCGGCGACCATGGACCGGCCCCGGTTATTGAGGGAGCTCTCCAGGCGGCCCAAGAATGTGATGTCGAGATTCTGCTCGTCGGCGACGAGGCCATTCTCACTGCCGAATGTCGCCGTCTGGGCTGTACGGATTCACGTCTGTCTATTCGTCATGCGTCGCAAGTCGTAGAGATGCACGAATCGCCTGCAACCGTAGCCCGTAAGAAACGGAACTCCTCCATCTGGATCGCGACCGAGTTGGTCAAGAGCGGCGAGGCCAGTGCGGTGGTCAGTCCCGGGAATACCGGCGCCAGCATGGTCGCCTCGTTCTTTGTACTCGGGCTGACGAAGGGCGTCGAACGTCCGGCGATCGCAACCTGCCTGCCCACGCTGACTGGCATGGCTATTATGTTAGATGTCGGGGCCAATGTGGACTGTAGTGCCCAGCATTTGGCGCAATTCGCCATCATGGGGAATGAATACGGCAAGCATCTGTTCAAAAAGCCTAATCCACGCGTCGGGTTGTTGAGCATCGGGGAAGAGGACAGCAAGGGGAACGAAGTGACGAAGGAAGCGTTCAAGCTCCTCAAGGCCAGTCCGCTCAATTTCATCGGTAATGTCGAGGGCCGTGATGTCTATAGTGGGAGCGCTGACGTGGTGGTCTGTGATGGGTTTATCGGGAACGTCGCGTTGAAGATTTCAGAGGGCGTGGCCGATACGATCAAGAAATTGCTGCTCAAGGAAATATCCGGATCCTTTTTCGGCCGCTTAGCCTATCCGCTCATTGCCAAGCCGCTGTTGAATTTGAAGAAGAAAATCGACTATGCCGAATTCGGCGGGGCGCCGCTTCTGGGTGTTAACGGCATTACGGTGATTTGCCATGGCCGTTCGTCCGCTAAGGCGATCAAGAATGCCATCCGTCTGGCAAAGGGATTGGCCGAGAGTCGTGTCGATGCGCTGATTCAGCGCGATATTGAAGAGAGCCTCATGCAACCCAAGCCCATTGAGGAAACGCCGGCATGAGGGCCCGCATTGCAGGGACCGGATCGTACGTGCCGGCCAAGGTGCTGACCAATGTCGATCTCGAACGGATGGTGGCCACTTCAGACGACTGGATTGTCGAACGGACGGGCATTCGCGAGCGGCACGTGGCCGGTCCCGATGAGGCCTGCTCTGATCTGGCTGTGAAAGCGGCGGAGCGGGCGTTGGCCGCCGCGGGAGTGCGTGCGGCCGATCTCGATATGATCCTGTTGGCCACCTGCACGGGTGACTATCCCCTTCCTGCAACCGCCTGTCTGATTCAACATCGGCTTGGGGCTACGCGTGCGGCGGCCTGCGATCTGTCGGCCGCTTGTTGCGGCTTCGTCTATGCGTTATCGGTGGCGGATGCCTATGTGAAGTCCGGCATGCGCCATGTGTTGATCATCGGGTCGGAAGTGATGTCGGCCATTACCGACTGGACCGATCGCAATACCTGTATCCTGTTCGGCGATGGGGCTGGAGCGGCCGTCATCAGCGCCAGTGAGAACGACTGTGGGATTCTCTCCACGCATCTTCGTTCCGATGGCAATCTTTGCGATTTGATTGCCGTGCCGGGTGGCGGGTCACGCCTACCGCCGTCTGAAACGGTCGTGGCGGAACGGATGCAGTACATCAAGATGAAGGGGAACGAGACGTTTAAGGTGGCGGTTCGAACCTTGGAGGAAGTCGCGCGTGAGACCTTGGCCGCGAATAATCTCCAAGTGGAAGACCTCGACCTCTACGTTCCGCATCAGGCCAATATACGAATTCTGAAGGCCGTGGCCAGCCGTCTCGGGCTCCCGCCTGAAAAAGTGATGCTGAACCTCGATCGGTATGGAAATACCTCGGCCGCTTCGATTCCCATCGCCTTAGATGAAGCGGTGCGCCAGGGGCGAATCAAAGAGGGAAGTCTTGTGATGTTAGGGGCCTTCGGGGCTGGGCTCACCTGGGCATCGGCACTCGTTCGATGGTAGCAGAAGATGTGATCAGCCATCAGCGCTTAGTTCAGAGGAATCGACGATCGCGGAGAGGGATGCACTGACGGATCCGGAGAACTTTTCCCGTTGACATTCAAGGGGAATTCGACGATATCTAGCTCACGGAGAGGGTGCTGGGCGCTTGCTCCAACGTCGATGATGGTCATGATGAACGTAACCGGTAACCCCGTGCGATCACGCCAGTAGTATGACGAATCTCCAATCAAGAAGAGCATCCAGTATCGGGTTGGTGTTCCCGGGGCAGGGGTCCCAGTCTGTCGGGATGGGGAAGGCGTTGGCCGAGGCCTATCCGGACATCAGGAGTCTCTACGATGAGGCTTCATCGGTCCTGGGATACGATATTGCCGCATTATGTTTTGAGGGGCCATCCGAACGATTGAATCTCACGGAATATACTCAGCCAGCGTTATTCGTGAGCAGCATGGCGGCATTTCATGTGTGTAAGTCGTTGGATCTCGCGCCGATCGCAGTGGCCGGACATAGCTTGGGTGAATACTCGGCTCTTGTCGCCGCCGGGGGAATGACCTATCGTGAAGCGGTGGGGATCGTGCAGAAGCGAGGTCGGTATATGGCCGAAGCCGTGCCGCCAGGGACAGGGCTCGTCGCTGCATTGCTCGGTCTCGCCGCAGACGTGGTGAGAGAGGTCTGTCGGGAAGCTTCCGTTGCCGGCGTCGTGGCTGCGGCGAATTTCAATTCGCCGGGTCAGGTGGTCATTGCCGGTGAAAAGGCCGCGGTGGAACGGGCGATTGAATTGGCAAAGGCCAAGGGCTGTAAGAAGGCGATACCCCTTCCCGTCAGTGTGCCGGTGCATACGCCGCTGATGCAGGGAGCGGCTGACCGGCTCGCTGGAGAGCTAGCGGCAATCAGATGGTCCGATCTGAAGATGCCATTGATCAATAATGCGGAAGCCAGGCCGATCACCAAAGCCGGTGATATTCAGGCCTCATTGGTACGACAACTTCCGTCATCAGTGCTCTGGGAAGATTCGGTGAAGGCGATGGCCGCGATGGGTGTGACGACGTTCGTCGAGGTTGGGCCTGGAACGGTGTTGAGCGGTTTGATTAAACGAATTGTGCCGGACGCGGTGATCCTGAACGTCAACGATCCGAAGTCGTTCGAGGCGACCCGTACGGCGTTCAGTGCATAAAGGAAGGTGAGGAGCGAGCGGATGTCACTTCAAGGTAAAGTTGCGATTGTTACAGGCGCGGCGCAAGGAATCGGCCGGGCGATCGCAGAAGCGTTGGCGCAAGCCGGGGCCGATATTGTGGTGGCCGACCTCGACCCGAGCCGGTCGAAAGATACGGTGGCGGCGGTGGAGCAGTTGGGGCGCAAGGCGCTGAACGTCAAAGTCAACGTGGCGGACGGCACCGACACCAAAGCCATGGTCGATCAGGTCATCAAGGAATGGGGGAAGGTCGACATTCTGGTCAATAATGCCGGGATCACGCGTGACGGCTTGTTGTTGAGGATGAAGGAAGAAGACTGGAACCTGGTGCTGCAAGTTAATTTGACCGGGACGTTCAATTGTATCAAGGCGGTCTTGCTCCCGATGACCAAGCAGCGGTATGGTCGTATCGTCAACATTGCGTCGATCGTCGGCGTGATGGGGAATGTGGGCCAGGCCAATTACGCGGCATCGAAGGCGGCGGTGATCGGGTTGACGAAGACGGTCGCGCGGGAATATGCGAGCCGCGCGGTGACGGTCAACGCTGTTGCGCCGGGCTTTATCGACACCGCTATGACGCAGGGATTATCGACCGAGGTGAAAGACACCCTCCAAAAGCAAATCCCGTTGGGACGATTGGGTACACCGGCCGATATTGCGGCGGCGGTACGGTTTCTCGTATCGGACGAGGCCGCCTATATCACGGGGCATGTGTTGCATGTGAACGGGGGAATGTTGATGCCCTGACGACGGTGGTCAGAGTGTTGTAAGATGCTGCGGCGACAGATTCGCAGCAAGAAGGAGGATCTACGATGGGGAAGGAGGCAGGAAAATCAATGGGTACTGTAGAAGAACGGGTCAAGAAAATTATCGGCGAGCAGCTTGGAGTGGAGGAGGACGAGGTGACGCTTGAGGCCAGCTTCGTGGAAGACCTCGGTGCCGACTCGCTCGATACCGTCGAGCTGGTGATGGCGCTTGAAGAAGAATTCGGGATCGAGATCCCCGACGAAGACGCAGAAAAGATCCTGACGGTCGGGAAAGCCTTGGACTACATCAAGGAAAAGGCCTAAGGGACAGAGGATGTTATGACTGTTCGTTCGACTAGGCGAATCGTCGTCACCGGTTTGGGGCTGATCACGCCTCTGGGGACCGGTGTTGACAAAACCTGGAAGGCGATTTGTGCCGGTGAATCCGGCATAGGCCGGATCACCAAATTCGATCCCGCCGCGTACGATGCCCAGATTGCCGGGGAAGTAAAGGATTTCGATCCCGCGCAGTTCATCGAGAAGAAAGAAATCAAAAAAATGGATGCGTTCATCCATTATGCCGTGGGTGCTGCCCAGCTGGCGGTGGATGATGCTTCGTTCACCGTGGCGCCAGAAGAGGCCACGCGAGTCGGCGTCTATATCGGATCGGGCATCGGGGGGCTGGGATCGATCGAGCATTACCACAAGATCTTGCAGGAAAAAGGCCCCGGGCGAGTCTCGCCATTTTTCATTCCGATGACCATCATTAACCTGGCTTCTGGACAGGTGGCGATCAGACTGGGTGCCAAGGGGCCGAACTCTTGTGCCGTGACGGCTTGTGCGACGGGCAACCATTGTATCGGCGACGCATTTCGACTGATTCAGGCCGGTGATGCCGATGTCATGATTGCCGGCGGGGCCGAAGCCGCCATTACCCCGTTGGGGGTCGCAGGGTTTGCGGCGTCGAAAGCCTTGTCGTTTCGCAACGATGCCCCGACGAAAGCGAGCCGGCCGTTCGACAAAGATCGCGATGGGTTCGTGCTCGGCGAAGGCGCTGGGGTCGTGGTCTTGGAGGAACTGGAGCATGCACGCCGTCGCGGAGTTCGGATCTATGCCGAACTCATCGGTTATGCCATGAACAGCGACGCCTACCATATTACCGCTCCGTCCGAAGAGGGAGAAGGCGCAGTTCGCTGTATGGAGCTGGCGCTCAAGGATGCCGGTATCGGCAAGGACCAGGTCGGGTATATCAACGCGCATGGGACGTCGACGATGGCGGATGCCATCGAGACCAAGGCCATCAAGCAGGTATTCGGTGAACGGGCCTATCAGATTCCGGTGAGTTCGACCAAGTCGATGACCGGCCATTTACTCGGGGCCGCTGGTGGCATTGAGGCAGTATTCAGCGTGCTGGCGCTTCACCACGGGATCCTGCCTCCGACGATCAACTTGGATCATCCCGATCCTGCATGCGATCTGGACTATATCCCTCACAAGGCCAGACCGGCTGCCGTGACAGTCGCGCTGTCGAATTCGTTTGGATTCGGCGGGGTTAACGCCTGTCTGCTCTTTAAAAAGCCGGACGCCTAACAGATCTGTGCGAGGGGATCTACTCGCCACTATGACGTCGGTTTCTTCCATCGACTCGCTCCAATCCTCCTTAGGCTATCGATTCAAGGCCATGGCTTTGCTTGAGGAAGCCTTGACCCATTCTTCTCTCGTCAACGAACAGAAATCGGTTTCGCCTCAACATAACGAGCGGCTCGAATTTCTGGGTGACGCCGTGTTGTCGCTGGTGATGAGTGAATATCTCGCGTCATCATTGCCGCAGTCTTCAGAAGGGGCTCTCTCGAAGTTAAAGGCACAGTTGGTGAGTGAGGCCTCGCTTGCGGCTGTGGCTCGACGGTTGAGCCTGGGGGAGCATTTGAAGCTGGGCCGCGGGGAAGACCGTTCGAAGGGCCGCGAGAAAGACTCGTTATTGGCCGATGCGCTGGAGGCGGTGCTGGCCGCCGTGCATCTTGACGGAGGGTTCGATGCTAGCCGCACGGTGACGCGCCATATTTTCGCAGGGGAACTTGTGAATGTCGCTGCGCAGCAGGAACAACCGGGAGCCGGCGACTACAAGACGCAGTTTCAGGAATGGTGCCA
Protein-coding sequences here:
- the fabG gene encoding 3-oxoacyl-[acyl-carrier-protein] reductase translates to MSLQGKVAIVTGAAQGIGRAIAEALAQAGADIVVADLDPSRSKDTVAAVEQLGRKALNVKVNVADGTDTKAMVDQVIKEWGKVDILVNNAGITRDGLLLRMKEEDWNLVLQVNLTGTFNCIKAVLLPMTKQRYGRIVNIASIVGVMGNVGQANYAASKAAVIGLTKTVAREYASRAVTVNAVAPGFIDTAMTQGLSTEVKDTLQKQIPLGRLGTPADIAAAVRFLVSDEAAYITGHVLHVNGGMLMP
- the rnc gene encoding ribonuclease III, translated to MTSVSSIDSLQSSLGYRFKAMALLEEALTHSSLVNEQKSVSPQHNERLEFLGDAVLSLVMSEYLASSLPQSSEGALSKLKAQLVSEASLAAVARRLSLGEHLKLGRGEDRSKGREKDSLLADALEAVLAAVHLDGGFDASRTVTRHIFAGELVNVAAQQEQPGAGDYKTQFQEWCQKRHDTLPRYATVRESGPDHQKLFEVELSIQGEVVGMGSGRSKKEAEQQAAKQALEQVGR
- the acpP gene encoding acyl carrier protein, with product MGTVEERVKKIIGEQLGVEEDEVTLEASFVEDLGADSLDTVELVMALEEEFGIEIPDEDAEKILTVGKALDYIKEKA
- the fabF gene encoding beta-ketoacyl-ACP synthase II, with amino-acid sequence MTVRSTRRIVVTGLGLITPLGTGVDKTWKAICAGESGIGRITKFDPAAYDAQIAGEVKDFDPAQFIEKKEIKKMDAFIHYAVGAAQLAVDDASFTVAPEEATRVGVYIGSGIGGLGSIEHYHKILQEKGPGRVSPFFIPMTIINLASGQVAIRLGAKGPNSCAVTACATGNHCIGDAFRLIQAGDADVMIAGGAEAAITPLGVAGFAASKALSFRNDAPTKASRPFDKDRDGFVLGEGAGVVVLEELEHARRRGVRIYAELIGYAMNSDAYHITAPSEEGEGAVRCMELALKDAGIGKDQVGYINAHGTSTMADAIETKAIKQVFGERAYQIPVSSTKSMTGHLLGAAGGIEAVFSVLALHHGILPPTINLDHPDPACDLDYIPHKARPAAVTVALSNSFGFGGVNACLLFKKPDA